From Apium graveolens cultivar Ventura unplaced genomic scaffold, ASM990537v1 ctg5466, whole genome shotgun sequence, a single genomic window includes:
- the LOC141702668 gene encoding uncharacterized protein LOC141702668: protein MALAMIYLGIPEGMLLSLTDKETAKDAWEAIKTLCQGANKVKNARIQTLKSEFKAMTMEEDMIIDDYHMKMNGIVTNFISLGEKVDESYTVKKKFRAMPSKFLQMTSIIDQFEDLDTMTKEEAVGSLKAHEERVKEKIESRQSLLLLTEEEWVKREKAEGKLLLTREEWLKRTNKEGSSNHRYRVGHGDKSNVKCYNCNIYGHFAVEC, encoded by the coding sequence ATGGCATTAGCAATGATCTATCTGGGAATCCCGGAAGGAATGTTGTTGTCTCTCACAGATAAGGAAACGGCAAAAGATGCCTGGGAGGCAATTAAGACACTTTGCCAAGGAGCTAATAAGGTGAAGAATGCTAGAATACAGACACTGAAATCTGAATTCAAAGCCATGACCATGGAAGAAGACATGATAATTGATGATTATCACATGAAGATGAATGGAATTGTGACTAACTTTATATCACTTGGAGAGAAAGTGGATGAGTCCTACACAGTGAAAAAAAAATTTCGTGCTATGCCATCCAAATTCTTGCAAATGACCTCTATCATTGACCAATTTGAAGACCTCGACACTATGACAAAGGAAGAAGCTGTGGGCTCTTTAAAGGCTCACGAGGAACGTGTAAAAGAAAAGATAGAGTCTAGACAAAGTCTTCTGTTATTAACTGAAGAGGAGTGGGTAAAGCGAGAGAAGGCTGAAGGGAAACTACTCTTGACTCGCGAAGAATGGCTAAAACGGACCAACAAAGAAGGATCTTCAAATCATAGATACAGGGTGGGACATGGTGACAAAAGTAATGTAAAGTGCTACAACTGCAACATTTACGGACATTTTGCTGTAGAATGTTGA